The following proteins come from a genomic window of Microbacterium sp. JZ31:
- a CDS encoding SGNH/GDSL hydrolase family protein has protein sequence MADVRYAAIGDSFTEGVGDELPDGTPRGWADLAAQGWADALGEPIRYANFAIRGRLAWPIVEEQLEAALALGPTHLSFNGGGNDMLRPRTPISRIADAFSHVLRRCDEEGVTLILLSGADPTEGLPLGGLVRRRGDQLSAAVEARMAGRDDVVRALNWPDRELARAPYWSQDRLHMNTRGHHRVAARVLTALGLQPDPEWWSLPLDDSGVRLRGAAYYRTHVGPWLRRRLTRTSSGDGRVPKFAQWQELRPGGMTHASEGLDPS, from the coding sequence ATGGCGGACGTGCGTTACGCGGCGATCGGGGACTCCTTCACGGAGGGCGTGGGAGACGAGCTGCCGGACGGCACGCCGCGCGGCTGGGCGGATCTCGCCGCGCAGGGGTGGGCCGACGCGCTCGGTGAACCCATCCGATACGCCAACTTCGCGATCCGCGGCCGCCTGGCGTGGCCGATCGTCGAGGAGCAGCTCGAGGCGGCGCTCGCGCTGGGGCCGACCCACCTGTCGTTCAACGGCGGCGGCAACGACATGCTGCGCCCGCGCACGCCGATCTCGCGCATCGCCGACGCGTTCTCGCACGTGCTGCGGCGCTGCGACGAGGAGGGCGTCACGCTGATCCTGCTCTCGGGTGCCGATCCGACCGAAGGGCTGCCACTCGGCGGTCTGGTCCGGCGCCGCGGCGATCAGCTGTCTGCCGCCGTCGAGGCCCGCATGGCGGGGCGCGACGACGTCGTCCGTGCCCTGAACTGGCCGGATCGCGAGCTCGCGCGTGCGCCGTACTGGTCGCAGGACCGGCTGCACATGAACACCCGCGGTCACCATCGCGTGGCGGCTCGCGTCCTCACGGCACTCGGGCTCCAGCCCGACCCGGAGTGGTGGTCGCTGCCGCTCGACGATTCGGGCGTGCGCCTGCGCGGCGCCGCGTACTACCGCACGCACGTGGGGCCGTGGCTGCGGCGCAGGCTGACGCGCACCTCGTCGGGAGACGGCCGTGTGCCGAAGTTCGCCCAGTGGCAGGAGCTCCGGCCCGGCGGAATGACTCATGCGTCCGAGGGGTTGGACCCGTCGTGA
- a CDS encoding LLM class flavin-dependent oxidoreductase yields MKKIGFLSFGHWTPHPESGTRSASDMLLQSIDLAQAVEDVGADGAYFRVHHFARQMSSPFPLLAAVGAKTSRIEIGTGVIDMRYENPLYMVEDAGSADLISEGRLQLGISRGSPEQVIDGWKHFGYGSADDDPDGSQMARGKTELLLQLLEGRGFAQPNPRPMFPNPPGLLRLEPHSEGLRQRIWWGAGSNATAVWAAERGMNLMSSTLKNDETGEAFHVQQAEQIRLFREEWAKHDWGYEPRVSVSRSIVAITDHRDRRYFVGGGDHEDQIGYIDASTRAIFGRSYAAEPDALIEELRRDQAVAEADTLLITIPSQLGVDYNTHLIESILTEVAPALGWR; encoded by the coding sequence GTGAAGAAGATCGGGTTCCTGTCCTTCGGCCACTGGACGCCGCACCCCGAGTCGGGCACGCGCAGCGCGAGCGACATGCTGCTGCAGTCCATCGACCTGGCCCAGGCCGTGGAGGACGTCGGCGCGGACGGCGCCTACTTCCGCGTGCACCACTTCGCGCGGCAGATGAGCTCGCCGTTCCCGTTGCTCGCCGCCGTCGGCGCGAAGACGTCGCGCATCGAGATCGGCACCGGCGTGATCGACATGCGCTATGAGAACCCGCTCTACATGGTGGAGGACGCCGGCTCGGCTGACCTGATCTCGGAGGGCCGCCTGCAGCTCGGCATCTCGCGTGGCTCACCCGAGCAGGTGATCGACGGCTGGAAGCACTTCGGGTACGGCAGCGCGGACGACGATCCGGACGGGTCGCAGATGGCGCGCGGCAAGACCGAGCTGCTGCTGCAGCTGCTCGAGGGCCGGGGCTTCGCGCAGCCGAACCCTCGCCCGATGTTCCCCAATCCGCCGGGCCTGCTGCGGCTCGAGCCGCACAGCGAGGGCCTGCGGCAGCGCATCTGGTGGGGCGCCGGCTCGAACGCCACTGCGGTGTGGGCCGCCGAGCGCGGCATGAACCTCATGAGCTCGACGCTCAAGAACGACGAGACCGGCGAGGCCTTCCACGTGCAGCAGGCGGAGCAGATCCGGCTGTTCCGTGAGGAGTGGGCGAAGCACGACTGGGGCTACGAGCCGCGCGTCTCGGTGTCGCGCTCGATCGTTGCGATCACGGATCATCGCGACCGCCGGTACTTCGTCGGCGGGGGCGACCACGAGGATCAGATCGGGTACATCGACGCGAGCACGCGCGCGATCTTCGGGCGCTCGTACGCGGCAGAACCCGACGCCCTGATCGAGGAGCTGCGACGCGACCAGGCTGTCGCCGAGGCCGACACGCTGCTGATCACGATCCCCAGCCAGCTCGGCGTCGACTACAACACGCACCTGATCGAGTCGATCCTGACGGAGGTCGCGCCCGCGCTCGGCTGGCGCTGA